One Sesamum indicum cultivar Zhongzhi No. 13 linkage group LG14, S_indicum_v1.0, whole genome shotgun sequence genomic window, CTTCAGAGATGCTCCATGTAATCCAATCTATGCTCGTCCTCATGGATTAGCTTGCATGCCTCGGGAGGATTACTTCAACAGTCCAAATGTCAAGTTGGTGAGTAATTCAGCAAACTATACCCGTCGGAGACTGATCAAAGATTTAGGGAGTCCTAGTCCCTTATTTTCTCCTGTGTGTTTCAAGGATTATCAGAAAACTTATAAGGATACTTCAATACCTGAAGCTTCCTCACAAAGCACAGTAACTAATAATGCCCAAAGCACAGTAACTAATAATGCCCAATCTTTCCAGTTTCAAACATTTCCGTATTTTTCTCCCAAGGAGTTCCTGTACGCTAGTGATTCTCCACAAGACGGGAACCTGGCTGGAAATATTTGTGGGAGCAGGAGAATACATGACATACATGAAGATTTTGTCGGGTTGCCTCTCAATTCACAGGGAGAGTTGATCACATCGACTTCAAGTGTTAAAACGGACTTTAACCAGACGatgaattcaagaattggtgcTGTTCATGCCATTAGCTTATCTCTGCCAAGCAATGCCCTTACAAAATCCTTGGGTCATCACTCACAGAGCAGAAATTTGGATTGTAGAACATCCTCAAGGAACCAGTTGAATTTGTTCCCTATCAAGGACTATGTGAAAGAGAATCCTGTAGTTGTTATTCCATCAAGATTAGAAGATATCACTGAATCTCAAAGAGAGAGGACAACAAATCTTGATGctgattttcttaaaataaatgatgattCCTTTCACGACTCAATACAGAAGAGTCCTGGAAATGAGAAGATTCAATCAAGAATGCGTTTGATGGGTAAAGAGTTTATAGTTGGTGGAAGTGGCTTTCAAGGATTTGAGGATGGACATATTTGGAAGGATAAGCACATAGTTGACGAGCTTCATTTTGGAAATCATTCTGTCAGCAATGTTGTCGTACATGGTCAGAATAAACCGTCTTTAGCGAAATTTAGGGAGACTTTGTTTTGTCCATCGGAAGTTGAAGTCAGCCACCGATCAGAAGGCATGTATAATCTCCCTCAGTTTGATTCCCAAACTGGCTCGATATACCAGAGTGTTTTTGTTGCAAGAAAAATCGACCCTTTTCAGAAATTAGTTCCTAGCTTATCTCCAGGTACATCACCTGAAGTTTACAACAAGGAATGTTTTTTCTCTGGGCCCTTCATGAGTGGACATAAATCTCAGTTGTTTAGCCTTGAGCTCCCCACACAAACAGCTGGTCATCAGGAAGTATTTCCTGACGTTGGGCCAAATGTCATTCAACTGAAAAACGAGCAGATTCCTCCTCATTCTCAAGTATCAGCCATCAGATTTCCCTTCATGCACCCGGATCTTGACAGGCATGCCAAATCTTCTTGGAATTGGAGATCTTCCGTGAATCAGCCTCCATTTTGTTCAAAAGGAACACATTGGGGTAAAAATAGTCAATGCCTGGGACTAAGTCATCCATATCTGATGCCTGGAGCTAGTCATGGGACCGACTCTTCGGTGTCTCTTAAACCCGATGCTTTTTGTCAGTTCAGTCCTCTCCCCACCAGCTTTAATTTGCAGAGTTCTACAGCTCCAGCTTCCTTGGCTCCTACTTCGTTGCCTCAGCATACTGCCTTACCAGTTTGTTCTGTGCAGAAACGACATGGAAAGCAGAAGAAAAGCAAAGATCGGGTCAACTCAAGAATTGATATTAGAGTTCTTGATAATGGCAAGAAATCTAGAAGAAGGCCTTTAGCTATATCAAATGTTCCCTTTAGGTCCTTAAAGGTGCCGAGCTTGGGCTTTCATCAACATTTTCAATGTTCCATAGAAAAGCCCTGTGCTACTTGGGAGGGCAGTGGTCGAAATACTGAAACAGCATTTGAATCATGTTTAGCTACGAAAACAAAGACTATGATGCATGGTGAATCTGGGGCTGATAAGGATGAAGAAATAACTCACCCTTGGACGAATTCCTCCTACGCTGATACTGCAAGAACCCGTCCAGTCAAGCTGACTGCTGGTGCAAAGCATATACTCAAGGCATGCCAACAAATAGATCACAGTAACTCCAGTTCTACGGATTCAAGCATCTCTCTCTCTGAAACAACCACAGGCTTCAGGTTTTCAGAGTCTGAAAATTCGGCCAGTGTCTTCAGGTTTTCAGAGTAAGTTTGCCAACAATATATTAGTCAACCTTCAATTTTGTTCAGGATACCCACAGTCCACTTATCTAAATCAATTGGTTATGAAGCAGGAAGACTCCTGTATTCGAGTTGTAATATTCCTACTAAGGATTCAACATCAATGGAACAACTGCTATCCACCAAAGCCGAAGTAGGAGGAACTATCCAGCAACATATCTGATTCTTATGCAAATTATGCCTAAAAAGACACTGAGACTAACTCTTTGTTGAGCATAAGAAGATAGGAATGCCAACCATGAAGATCAAGAGCTGGAGCTATCGCAGAACTAATTCTGGTAAGAATCCACTGGGCTTTGTTGACAGTGCATTGGAGGCTATCccttttgtatattttgtcATCTCCTTTCTGGAATTGCTTATACAGTATCTTTGTCATATTACAAGCAGTACTAATGCTAATTATGTGCACGGCTCAAAAACGGGAAAAAGGGATAAGATATTAATGCTGGACTACAAGTTACTTCAACTATTTGCTTTCTTTCCAATGTTTAAAATGGTCTCAAGTAAACTACTTTCTggacttaaataaaaaattctccaTTGTGATGAACTTCTTGTACCCTCCTGAATAGCATATATCATGATCACTGTAACGAAACTGCTCATGTTTTTTCACTTCATTTTAATCTATTGGGAAAGGTAGTGTAGTTTATGATATCTTTGATCCTGACTGCATAAGTAGAGTATTTGTGTTAAGTGTATGAGTTTGTATTTTCTGAAACATGCTTTTCCATGTCAGGTGTATTCCATAATGGGTTAAATGCAACTTATCTCTCTTTGATAGGAAATGAAAACCCCTcgtgatttattttatttaccaaATTAACCTCCTTATtctgaaaaatgaagcaaattttCCTCTATCAACCATTTAGCCAGTGGGTCTTTTGGTCTATTTTCCGAAACACAggtataatttactatttttcttcacaggaaattttttgttcttttcccATATTAAGGGGGTTAAATTGCAGTTTACCACTTGTTCAGAATCATTTATACTTAAAACCAGGAATTTTAGTGGCATGTGTCAAGTCCAGTATCCCTAACAAAGGCACTGTAGTGCATTCCTCCTTGATCTCTATAGCAGTGCCACTTGTATGCATGAACAGTTGCGGCTGAATTTGTGAATTGATGCAGTCATTTTAGCCTATTCCCTGAAATCACTAGTTAAGATTAGCCGAGCATCCATCTTCCAGAAAAAAGAACTAACCGGAGGGAAAAAAACAGGAGAGGATTATGACTTTTTAAGTGGGAAATAAAGGAGTGAAGAACAcatgagaagaagaaagccGTGAAGGCAAATGAAGAAAAGGAATCCACCTCACCAACAATTGCTGCAAATGCCTTCTTCTCATCTCAAAATCCATCCAAGTTAGGGATTTCCATTACAGAGCTGAATTCTGTCcgaaatttgaattcaattctaaatttttatgtaGGGTAGACCTTCtttaaaaatacgaaattatactttttctcaaaaaaagtTCTAAGATTACCACTTGCATCCCATTCGATAATTCCCTATTTAAACTACATTTTTTCCATTAggatttggacgaaaaatgttGACGTTagcaaaaattgcataatttttaattttactctaCACTTAACATTCtcgtgtaatatttttctacttatACGGtgaaaattttgtacttattatatgagaatgttaaataagggacaaaataaaaaatttatgtatattatttgctaatgttagtattttttgatcaaatcctaacgaaaagaaattaagtgtAAACAGatatttttcagaaagaaAGTAAGTTTTTGGCATTGGGATTATGCCTTTTTGTAGGTGAGAACTTCACAgatattctattttcatagtgTTTTCGTGCATATTTCTCAGGCTGCACAACATCAGCAGTCATCTCTTTCATGCGCATATCCTGGGAATAGGACTATGGTGGGACGGTTGggtggtggggtggggggtttAGTGCCACTAAAAGACTGTAGCAAATCAACTGTCGAccacaatcaaataaaattgatttaaatatttaagtttttattataattaatcaatatttatcataattttatttataattaaagtgTTTGGCATACTTGTTAACTATGGCCAATGTACCgtcatgaattttaattgtGGTTAATGTTTGTAACCTTGTTAATAGCTATTGTGAAGCtgttttaaattgatattcactatattttttaatttttggtcatAGTATTTGATCATGGCAAATGGGTGGTTTTGGTCAGTCTTGGATAAATTTGGTGTTTGGTTAGAAAGAATAGATGGAGTAGAAGTAAAAATGGATGTGAATGAAACCCCTTCggaatttagttttatttccGTCCAAATTGAGTGGAAAAGTGGAGGTATAAGgccaaaaagataaaatagtatatattttacttttatttactctattacccatatacataatttttctctattttttttcattcttgcTGATAGTACTagtatataatcttttaaaaaaataactaaatcacCAACAAAAGTGCtgatgtttgaatttaatttttttatttgagggtattgatagtattttttattttatttaagttgaatactttagaataaatgaaaaatagtcattttgatgaatatttttattaataaaaaatattcttgttcttatttgatgaatattttctattaacaatatttttgaatttttatatactaaagattatttagataatattaacttgtttattttctaatacaaaataaaaaaaaaagaataatacattaaaattataaaaattagtacttTCTTCTCAAACTATTTTCTGCATACCAAACAAGAGAAATATCTAAGATTTACTCACATTTCAATCTTACCGAACAACTTGAAGGAAGACCGTTATTTTCTCCATCTCCTTCCCCTTTCACTTTTCCTCCTCCttttatttctcatttctttTACTTGAATCAAACGAACCCTAAATACGTGAGTTCAAAATTGGCCGGGTTAGGAATGTGTGAGGTAGGTAGTaacaattttcatatattatatctCTAAGGATTTTggaatttcataaaacaaaaaaaagacaataatttgcaataaaaaagatagttactacttataataattcaattatatttgaattattcgTTGTTTTCGGACCCCTAACCATACATATTAAGAATTCATTTGCTAaatctgaaaattaaaaaactctTTGAAGTATgacacaaaatattattttctcaaaacaaattacaaaatcaataattttgcaattatttttttccatatttgtTGGTAGAATTGAATTATGGAACTTCATTCATAGTAATCATATAGTTATTTGTGTATATTAATCATAgctttttgataaattataaattatgaattattttagatattgataattgatatgttgatttaaattgttaatatAAAGGTACagatcaattaaataaaaaaaaaaagagttttttaagtaatcacacgaaaaaataatttctgtCGATCTTATAAaacctttcaatttttt contains:
- the LOC105176840 gene encoding uncharacterized protein LOC105176840 isoform X1 yields the protein MEALQEGFSIRGYVSRMRSVNVLKCWPFDETTSEETVKSLLPPIAVKKFTWWLDELEYMQLESAETVKRSQKQKKKMLERGETSLGNEDGDAEESDIDVEEVMEVVKVKSLRGKSKAPKKRSIMEIFAVAPPVERVSSEEEEEEEESIEEDGFSSSNNSYHEDINWGLKGKRNEKKKKKTMENTDIITLRKAKRVIKKIKKKKAQKGDDSMDLSVPNKENSFKFKPGAPDKVIGNPSSSYSKEFANGIRDCAVILKRKPRLQHLDAENKTMSCKAFKLIEENQHPGLPLRSILKIHTKESSRYQPTSCILQKASQVNRCSTQKATKHVTFSDKDDILRLRTKPSHFIECLELKEVCGSDTSNIHHAEGPGKDSPILGTSGSKSVHIRMEKEVKAGPVSKEQFVRCIVDPTSSTTQNNEEELFSRFLASERRTASGINRHLPDSGFRDAPCNPIYARPHGLACMPREDYFNSPNVKLVSNSANYTRRRLIKDLGSPSPLFSPVCFKDYQKTYKDTSIPEASSQSTVTNNAQSTVTNNAQSFQFQTFPYFSPKEFLYASDSPQDGNLAGNICGSRRIHDIHEDFVGLPLNSQGELITSTSSVKTDFNQTMNSRIGAVHAISLSLPSNALTKSLGHHSQSRNLDCRTSSRNQLNLFPIKDYVKENPVVVIPSRLEDITESQRERTTNLDADFLKINDDSFHDSIQKSPGNEKIQSRMRLMGKEFIVGGSGFQGFEDGHIWKDKHIVDELHFGNHSVSNVVVHGQNKPSLAKFRETLFCPSEVEVSHRSEGMYNLPQFDSQTGSIYQSVFVARKIDPFQKLVPSLSPGTSPEVYNKECFFSGPFMSGHKSQLFSLELPTQTAGHQEVFPDVGPNVIQLKNEQIPPHSQVSAIRFPFMHPDLDRHAKSSWNWRSSVNQPPFCSKGTHWGKNSQCLGLSHPYLMPGASHGTDSSVSLKPDAFCQFSPLPTSFNLQSSTAPASLAPTSLPQHTALPVCSVQKRHGKQKKSKDRVNSRIDIRVLDNGKKSRRRPLAISNVPFRSLKVPSLGFHQHFQCSIEKPCATWEGSGRNTETAFESCLATKTKTMMHGESGADKDEEITHPWTNSSYADTARTRPVKLTAGAKHILKACQQIDHSNSSSTDSSISLSETTTGFRFSESENSASVFRFSDRKTPVFEL
- the LOC105176840 gene encoding uncharacterized protein LOC105176840 isoform X2 — translated: MEALQEGFSIRGYVSRMRSVNVLKCWPFDETTSEETVKSLLPPIAVKKFTWWLDELEYMQLESAETVKRSQKQKKKMLERGETSLGNEDGDAEESDIDVEEVMEVVKVKSLRGKSKAPKKRSIMEIFAVAPPVERVSSEEEEEEEESIEEDGFSSSNNSYHEDINWGLKGKRNEKKKKKTMENTDIITLRKAKRVIKKIKKKKAQKGDDSMDLSVPNKENSFKFKPGAPDKVIGNPSSSYSKEFANGIRDCAVILKRKPRLQHLDAENKTMSCKAFKLIEENQHPGLPLRSILKIHTKESSRYQPTSCILQKASQVNRCSTQKATKHVTFSDKDDILRLRTKPSHFIECLELKEVCGSDTSNIHHAEGPGKDSPILGTSGSKSVHIRMEKEVKAGPVSKEQFVRCIVDPTSSTTQNNEEELFSRFLASERRTASGINRHLPDSGFRDAPCNPIYARPHGLACMPREDYFNSPNVKLVSNSANYTRRRLIKDLGSPSPLFSPVCFKDYQKTYKDTSIPEASSQSTVTNNAQSTVTNNAQSFQFQTFPYFSPKEFLYASDSPQDGNLAGNICGSRRIHDIHEDFVGLPLNSQGELITSTSSVKTDFNQTMNSRIGAVHAISLSLPSNALTKSLGHHSQSRNLDCRTSSRNQLNLFPIKDYVKENPVVVIPSRLEDITESQRERTTNLDADFLKINDDSFHDSIQKSPGNEKIQSRMRLMGKEFIVGGSGFQGFEDGHIWKDKHIVDELHFGNHSVSNVVVHGQNKPSLAKFRETLFCPSEVEVSHRSEGMYNLPQFDSQTGSIYQSVFVARKIDPFQKLVPSLSPGTSPEVYNKECFFSGPFMSGHKSQLFSLELPTQTAGHQEVFPDVGPNVIQLKNEQIPPHSQVSAIRFPFMHPDLDRHAKSSWNWRSSVNQPPFCSKGTHWGKNSQCLGLSHPYLMPGASHGTDSSVSLKPDAFCQFSPLPTSFNLQSSTAPASLAPTSLPQHTALPVCSVQKRHGKQKKSKDRVNSRIDIRVLDNGKKSRRRPLAISNVPFRSLKVPSLGFHQHFQCSIEKPCATWEGSGRNTETAFESCLATKTKTMMHGESGADKDEEITHPWTNSSYADTARTRPVKLTAGAKHILKACQQIDHSNSSSTDSSISLSETTTGFRFSESENSASVFRFSEKTPVFEL
- the LOC105176840 gene encoding uncharacterized protein LOC105176840 isoform X3; amino-acid sequence: MEALQEGFSIRGYVSRMRSVNVLKCWPFDETTSEETVKSLLPPIAVKKFTWWLDELEYMQLESAETVKRSQKQKKKMLERGETSLGNEDGDAEESDIDVEEVMEVVKVKSLRGKSKAPKKRSIMEIFAVAPPVERVSSEEEEEEEESIEEDGFSSSNNSYHEDINWGLKGKRNEKKKKKTMENTDIITLRKAKRVIKKIKKKKAQKGDDSMDLSVPNKENSFKFKPGAPDKVIGNPSSSYSKEFANGIRDCAVILKRKPRLQHLDAENKTMSCKAFKLIEENQHPGLPLRSILKIHTKESSRYQPTSCILQKASQVNRCSTQKATKHVTFSDKDDILRLRTKPSHFIECLELKEVCGSDTSNIHHAEGPGKDSPILGTSGSKSVHIRMEKEVKAGPVSKEQFVRCIVDPTSSTTQNNEEELFSRFLASERRTASGINRHLPDSGFRDAPCNPIYARPHGLACMPREDYFNSPNVKLVSNSANYTRRRLIKDLGSPSPLFSPVCFKDYQKTYKDTSIPEASSQSTVTNNAQSTVTNNAQSFQFQTFPYFSPKEFLYASDSPQDGNLAGNICGSRRIHDIHEDFVGLPLNSQGELITSTSSVKTDFNQTMNSRIGAVHAISLSLPSNALTKSLGHHSQSRNLDCRTSSRNQLNLFPIKDYVKENPVVVIPSRLEDITESQRERTTNLDADFLKINDDSFHDSIQKSPGNEKIQSRMRLMGKEFIVGGSGFQGFEDGHIWKDKHIVDELHFGNHSVSNVVVHGQNKPSLAKFRETLFCPSEVEVSHRSEGMYNLPQFDSQTGSIYQSVFVARKIDPFQKLVPSLSPGTSPEVYNKECFFSGPFMSGHKSQLFSLELPTQTAGHQEVFPDVGPNVIQLKNEQIPPHSQVSAIRFPFMHPDLDRHAKSSWNWRSSVNQPPFCSKGTHWGKNSQCLGLSHPYLMPGASHGTDSSVSLKPDAFCQFSPLPTSFNLQSSTAPASLAPTSLPQHTALPVCSVQKRHGKQKKSKDRVNSRIDIRVLDNGKKSRRRPLAISNVPFRSLKVPSLGFHQHFQCSIEKPCATWEGSGRNTETAFESCLATKTKTMMHGESGADKDEEITHPWTNSSYADTARTRPVKLTAGAKHILKACQQIDHSNSSSTDSSISLSETTTGFRFSEKTPVFEL